The Solirubrobacter pauli sequence TCACCGCGTGCTTGTAGCCGGCGCGCTTGATCGCGGCGACGATCCCCGGCTCGGCTGACAGCGCGCGGTCCAGGTCCTCGATGGCGACTTCCAGCCGGCCGAGGATGCCGTGGTGGCGGACGCGGATCACCGGGAACCCGAGCGCCTTGACGGCCTGCTCGGCGCGGTCGATCTGCGCGAGCGTCTCGGGGTCGACCCCCGTGCCGTAGGGGATGCGGGACGCGAGGCACGGGGACGCCGGCTTCTCCGCGCTCGGCAGCTCCAGCAGGCGCGCCAGCTCTCGCACCTCGGCCTTGCTGGTGTTGACCAGCGGGTGGACGACGTCGTGCTCGGCGGCGGCCTTCAGGCCCGGACGCCAGTCGCCCTGGTCGTCCTGGTTGGCCCCGGACAGCAGCGGGACGCCGGGGTAGCGGGCTGCGAGCGTGTCGTAGAGCTCGGACTTGCAGAAGTAGCACCGGTCCCGGCCGTTGGCGCGGTAGCCCTCGCGGGCGAGCTCGTTCGTGCGGACGATCTCGTGCTCGATGCCGATGTGGGCGGCGACGCGCTGGGCGCCTTCGAGCTCGCCGCTGGCGACGCTGGGAGAGACGGCGGTGACGGCCTTCGCCTTGTCGCCGAGGGCCCGATGGGCGATCGCGGCGACGACGGAGGAGTCGACCCCGCCGGAGAACGCGACGACAGCGTGCCCGAGCTCGCGAACATAAAGCTCCAGGACGTTTAAGTTCGCCAGGACGTTTAAGTTCGTGTCAGGTCCGGGCATGGGCCTCGCTCAGGGCTCGCGCCCAGACGACCTTCACGGGCTCGCCGGTGATGCGCGCGGCGCGCTCGCAGTCGGCGTGCTCGGGGGCCAGGTTGACGACCTTGCCGTCCAGCCGGCCGACCTTGATCTTCACGGGCTCGCCGCCGACTTCGACGGTGAGGAAGTCGCGCTGCAGCTCAACCCGGTCCAGGTGCGCGACGCGGACGCCGAGCGTGCTCGTCTCGCGCAGGACGGCCTCGACTACGGCGCGCTGGTGCTCGGGCCGGGCCAGCGCCGAGAACACGAACCCGGGGCGGCCGTGCTTCATGCTCACCGGCGCGGTCCAGACGTCCAGCGCGCCGGCGGCGAAGCAGGCCGCGGCGGCGTCGGGCGCCAGCTCGGGGATGAGGTCGTCCAGGTTCGCCTCGATCAGGCTCACCGTGCCGGTCGTCGCCTCCGTGCCGATGATCGCGCGCACCACATTCGGAAACGGCTTGAGGTCCCGCGTGCCGGCGCCGTAGCCGGTCTTGTCGAGCGTCATCCGCGGCAGCGGGCCGTAGCCCTCGGCGAGCGCGGCGACCAGCGCCGCACCGGTCGGCGTGACGAGCTCCAGCTCGAGCTCGACCCCGTGGATCGGGGCCCCCTTGAGCAGCTCGAGCGTGGCGGGCGCGGGCAGCGGCAGGTTGCCGTGCGCGGCCTTCACGAACCCCCGGCCCATCGGCAGCGGCGAGCACAGCACCTTGTCGATGCCCAGCGACTCCAGCGCGAGCGCGACGCCGACGATCTCGCCGATCGCGTCGATCGCGCCGACCTCGTGGAAGTGCACGCGCTCCGGCGGCATGTCGTGGATGCGGCCCTCGGCGATCGCGAGCCGCTTGAACGCCTCCTGTGCCCGCGCCGCCGCCCGCTCCGGCAGGTCGGCGGCCGCGATCAGCTCGCGGATCGTCCCCCAGTCGCGGTGCGGCTGCTCGGCCGCGCCGGTGACCGTCGTCGTGACGGCGGTGATGCCGTGCCGGTCGGCGGTGCCGCGCTCGACCTCGAGCTCGAACGCGGAGAGGTCCACCGTCGCGCCCGCGTCCAGGAGCGCCCCGAGCAGCATGTCGCCCGCGACGCCGCCGATGCAGTCCACGTACAGGACCCGGGTCATGCGCTCTGCCTCGCGATCCGCGCGGCGATCGTCCCCGCG is a genomic window containing:
- the larC gene encoding nickel pincer cofactor biosynthesis protein LarC — protein: MTRVLYVDCIGGVAGDMLLGALLDAGATVDLSAFELEVERGTADRHGITAVTTTVTGAAEQPHRDWGTIRELIAAADLPERAAARAQEAFKRLAIAEGRIHDMPPERVHFHEVGAIDAIGEIVGVALALESLGIDKVLCSPLPMGRGFVKAAHGNLPLPAPATLELLKGAPIHGVELELELVTPTGAALVAALAEGYGPLPRMTLDKTGYGAGTRDLKPFPNVVRAIIGTEATTGTVSLIEANLDDLIPELAPDAAAACFAAGALDVWTAPVSMKHGRPGFVFSALARPEHQRAVVEAVLRETSTLGVRVAHLDRVELQRDFLTVEVGGEPVKIKVGRLDGKVVNLAPEHADCERAARITGEPVKVVWARALSEAHART
- the larE gene encoding ATP-dependent sacrificial sulfur transferase LarE, giving the protein MPGPDTNLNVLANLNVLELYVRELGHAVVAFSGGVDSSVVAAIAHRALGDKAKAVTAVSPSVASGELEGAQRVAAHIGIEHEIVRTNELAREGYRANGRDRCYFCKSELYDTLAARYPGVPLLSGANQDDQGDWRPGLKAAAEHDVVHPLVNTSKAEVRELARLLELPSAEKPASPCLASRIPYGTGVDPETLAQIDRAEQAVKALGFPVIRVRHHGILGRLEVAIEDLDRALSAEPGIVAAIKRAGYKHAVIDIKPFKSGRLNVEPARPATSR